The segment GGTGAACGAGCCGGCCCGGTGGACGGCGACGAACGTGCGCAGCAGGGCCAGGTCCATGGCGGCCCCTCTCGGTGGGGGCCTTCAACTATAAATATGCCGATAGGTTCCTGTCGTTACCGTGATTGGACTCTGACGCTGAGTCAACTAGCCTTGTCGACGTGGTTCTTGCGGGCAGAGAACCCGGCGCGGTCCGAGCCACCAGGGGGGAGGCTCGGACCGCTTCCCCTGGCCTCAGGACCCGGAACCCGCCTGGTCCAGGGCCCGGAGCACGTCCGCGACCAGGTCCCGGGGGTCCTCGGCGCCGGCGGAGAAGCGGATGAAGCCCTCCGGCACGGCGTCGCCGCCCCAGCGTCCGCGCCGTTCGGCGGTGGAACGCACCCCACCGAAGCTCGTGGCGTCCTCGACCAGGCGCAGGGCGGACATGAAGCGTTCCGCGTGCGCGCGGTCGGGGAGGGTGAAGGAGACCACCGACCCGAAACCGCTCATCTGCCGGGCCGCCGTTTTGTGGGAGGGGTCCGAGGTGAGCCCCGGGTAGCGCAGCCCGGTCACCTCGCGACGGCCGGCCAGGGCCTCGGCGACGGAGAGGGCGTTGGCCCACTGGCGTTCGGTCCGCAGCTGGATGGTGGCCAGGGAGCGGTGGGCGAGCCAGGCCTCCATCGGGCCGGGAACGGCGCCGACGATCTTGCGCCAGCGGCGGACGCCGGCGGCGAGCTCGGGGTCGCGGCAGGCGACGTAGCCGAGCAGCAGGTCGCCGTGGCCGGTGAGCCCCTTGGTGCCGCTGGCGACGGAGAAGTCCGCGCCCAGCTCCAGGGGCCGCTGCCCGAGCGGGGTGGCGAGGGTGTTGTCGACGGCGACGAGGGTGCCCGCGCCGTGCGCGGCGTCCACCAGGCGCCGTACGTCGCACACGTCGAGCCCCGGGTTGGAGGGCGTCTCGATCCACAGCAGCCGGGCCCCGTCGAGGGCCGTGAGCTGAGCGTCCCCGCCGGTGGGCGCGGTGCGCACGCGGACCCCGTACGCCTCCAGCTGCTCCCGGACCAGGGGCAGCGCCTGGTAGCCGTCGTCGGGCAGGACGACCGTGTCCCCGGCGCGGGCCTGTGAAAGCAGGACGGCGGAGACCGCGGCCATGCCGGAGGCGAAGACCACCGTGTCCACGTCCTCACCGCCGGGCGCCTCCAGTTCGCCGATCGCGCGTTCCAGCAGGGTCCAGGTGGGGTTGGTGTCGCGGCCGTAGGTGTACGGGCCCGTCACCTCGCCGGGGAGGTGGAAGTGGGCGGCGAAGACGGGGCCGGGCAGTGGGGGCTCGTTCTTGACGGGTTCGGGCAGTCCGGCGCGTACCACCCGGGTGCCGTCGCCGTACGGGACCGCCACGGCCGCGTCCTCGGCGGGGTGTCCGGTCACGGCTAGTCCTTGTCGGGCAGGGCGAGGTTCAGGGCCCAGGAGACGACGGAGATGATCAGGCCGCCGAGGACGGCGGTCCAGAAGCCGTCGACGTGGAAGCTGAGGTGGACCTGCTTGGCCACCCACGAGGTCAGCAGCAGCATCAGGGCGTTCACCACGAGGGTGAACAGGCCCAGGGTGAGGATGAAGAGCGGGAACGAGAGCAGCTTCACCACGGGCTTGACGATGAGGTTGACCAGGCCGAAGACGAGCGCGACCAGGATCAGCGTCAGCGCCCGGCGCCCGAGGGTGCTTCCGTCGTCGAGGGTGATTCCGGAGAGCAGCCAGATGGCGACGGCCAGGGCCCCCGCGTTGGCGAGCGTCTTGACTACGAAATTCGTCATGTGTCTGATCGTGGCAGAGAACATCCGGGCCGGACATCGGCAGATCAGCGGATCTCGCGGCACCACTGGGCAAGGGCAAGGGGCACAAGGGACATGAAGGCCTTCCGGCTGGACGAGCTCGAAGCGGAACGAGCTGCCAACGACGGCGCCTACCTGCAGTTCCTGCGAGAGCGGAACATGTCGGTCGGGCTCTACTCGCTGGACGCGGGGCAGAGCGACCCGCAGCAGCCGCACCGACAGGACGAGGTGTACTTCGTGGTGAGCGGCCGCGCCTCGATCACGGTCGGGGAGGAGACGACGACGGTGGCGAACGGCAGCGTCGTCTACGTCCCGGCGGGGGTGGCGCACAGGTTCCACCACATCACCGAGCCGCTCAAGGTGTTGGTGGTCTTCTCCCCGCCGGAGGCCTGAGCAGGCCCGGCGCACTGAGGGTCGTCCCCCTGATCCCCCTAGGGGGCGGGTCAGGGGGTTCCGGGGGCTTACGGGCCCCCGTCCCGCCCTTCCGGCTCCTAAGCTCGAGACCAAGGAAGACGCCAGGGAGACCGCCAGGGGCACCGGCGAGGACGAGGAAGAGGTAAGGGCATGGACGGGATCCGAGCGATGTTCGCGGGCACGCCGTGGTGGGTCAAGTGGGTCGCCGTTCCGCTGCTGGCGCTCTTCGTCTTCGGCGGCATCATCACCACGATCATCGGCACGCTGATCGGCTTCGCCTTCAAGGTGCTGCTGTTCGCGGCACTCGTGGGCGGCCTGATCTTCGTGGTCAAGAAGTTCACGGGCGGCGGGGCGAAGAGCTCCTCCAGCGACTGGTAGGCCGTCCCGTGCCCGTACGGGCATTGCGCCAGGTGGGCGAACCTGCCCCGGCAAACCCCTCATCCCGTGGCAATCGGTGGATAGGCTGGCAATCCGTGCCGTTCCTGGGCGCCGGCGGGCCCCCGGGCCCGCCGCCACGCCTGGGGGTGAGCTGTGTCTCCGGTCCACAATGCCGGTGTGCCGACGCTGATCGGCTCGGTACAGAGGGCGCTGCGGCTACTGGAAGCGGCGGCTTCCCATAGCGGGGGAGCCCCGGCGAAACAGCTGGCGCGCGAGGCCGGGCTCCCGCTCCCCACCGCGTACCACCTGCTGCGCACCCTGACGCACGAGGGTTATCTGCGCCGGGAGGGCGGGGTGTTCGTCCTCGGCGACGCGGCTGCCAGGCTGGGGCACGGGGGACTTCAGCAGAAACGTCGCAGCATGATCCTCGACTCGCTCGCGCACTTCCGCGACGTGGTCGGGGCCCCCGTCTACTTCGCGGTCTACCGCGAGGGTGAGATCGAGGTCGTGGGCGTCTCGGACACCCCGGCGAACCCGGCCTGTGAGGAATGGGCCGACTTCCGCGCCACCGCGCACGCGCACGCCATCGGGCAGTGCCTGCTGGGGCAGCTGGACGAGAAGACGCGCAGGGACTACTACGACCGTCACCCGGTCGAGGGCATCACGCCGTACACCGTGCGGGACATGCACGCGCTGGAGGAGCGGATCGGCTCCCTGGAGCGGATGCAGCCGGTGACCGAGCGTCAGGAGTACGCCCTGGGCACGGTGTGCGCGGCCATCCCGATCACGGCCGGCGACACCGCCGCGACCATGGCCATTTCTCTACCTGTTCACCAAGAGTCGCGCTTGCTCTCCGTAGTCGATCGACTACGGAGTGAAGTAGGCGCGCTGTTGAGCACCCTCTCCTTCTCTATCAGTATCTGAAAACTCACTCCTTGTGATCTGCTGGCGCTTCCACCACCCTTGTCAAGAGGGCCCTGGGGGATCATTCCTGGCCACTTCCACTACAGCGGGGTAGGCAATGCGCGAGTCGGTACAGGCAGAGGTCATGATGAGCTTCCTCGTTTCCGAGGAGCTCGCGTTCCGGATCCCGGTGGAACTCCGGTACGACGCCCGGGACCCCTACGCCGTACGCCTGACCTTCCACCTTCCCGGAGACGCCCCCGTGACCTGGGCGTTCGGCCGGGAACTGCTTCTCGACGGGATCAACGGGCCGTGCGGTGACGGCGATGTGCACATCGCCCCCACCGAACCGGGAGAGCTCTCGGACGTCCACATCCGCCTCCAGGTCGGCGGTGACCGGGCCCGGTTCCGGGCCGGCGCCGCTCCGCTCGTCGCGTTCCTCGACCGGACCGACCGGATCGTTCCGCTCGGGCAGGAGCGCAGCCTCGGCGACTTCGAGGAGACCCTGGACGAAGAACTCGGCAGGATCCTCGCCGAGGCGCAGCAGCAGAAGGAGCAGAACGCGGGCTGAGGGCCCCCTGCCTGCCAGGGGCCGTTCCCCGGGCCCTCAGCGCTTGCGCCGCCGGCCCCGGCCCCGGCGGGCCGGTGGCGCTTCCGGCACGGGAGCGGCCGCGTCAGGGCCGGGCCGGTCCGCGGACACCACCAGCGCCGCCAGCGCCGTGGTGACGGGGACGGAGGCCACGAGCCCGATCGAACCCACGAGGGTGCGTACGATCTCCTCCGCCACCAGCTCGCTGTTCGCCACGGTGCCCATGCTGCTGTTCGCGATGGAGAACAGCAGCAACAGGGGCAACGCGGCACCCGCGTAGGCCAGTACGAGGGTGTTGACCACGGACGCGATGTGGTCGCGCCCGATCCGGATGGCCGCCCGGTACAGCGCGCGCGGGCCCATCTTCGGGTCCGCCTGGTGGAGTTCCCAGACGGCCGAGGTCTGGGTGACCGTCACGTCGTCGAGGACGCCCAGCGATCCGATGATCACGCCCGCGAGCAGCAAACCGCTCATGTCGATGTCCGGGTAGAGCCCGTGGATCAGTCCGGTGTTGTCGTCCGTGTTCCCGCTGAGGAACGCCCAGTCGATGAACAGCGAGCCCAGCAGGCCGATCAGCAGCAGGGAGACCAGGGTGCCGAGGACGGCGACCGAGGTGCGCGCCGTCAGGCCGTGGCACATGTAGAGGGCGATCAGCATGATCGCGCTGGCCCCGACGACCGCGACGACCAGAGGGTTGGAGCCCTGGAGGATCGCAGGGAGGATGAACAGGGTCAGCACCCCGAAGCTGACCACGAGCGCGATGAGTGCGAACAGCCCGCGCATCCGGCCGACGACCACCACGGCGACCGCGAAGATGCCCGCGAGCAGGGTCATCGGGAACTTCCGGTTCAGGTCGATCACGGAGTACTGGAGGTCGCGCGGCGCGTCCGGCGCGTAGGCGACCACCACCTCCTGGCCCTTCGCGAGCTGCCGCGGCGCACCGGGCTGGACGATCTCGAAGAAGACGCGGCCCTTCTCCGGTCCGGTGCCCACCTCGACGGTCGCCCTCTTGCACGCACCGCCCGGCGCCGCTTGCGACGCGCCCCCGGGGGCGGCGGCGTTGCCGGAGGGGGGAACCTGCGCGGCGTTCACCGACTTGCAGTCGATGTCGGCGAGCGCGACCACCTTGCCCTGCTGCGTCTGGCGGTCGAAGCCCACTCCGGTCCGCTCGTGGGCGGGGGCGCCCCCGGGCCACAGCACCACCAGGCCGACGAAGACGGCGGCGGCGAAGGGGATCAGTACGGCGGAGATCACCCGGCGCAGGTGCTTGGAGACCGGGGCGGCGGGACCGTGCCCATGGGAATGCCCGTGGCCGTGGGAATGCCCGGGTGGGCTCCCGGCCGGATGCCCGTGGGAGGCGTGCTCGTGACCGGTGTGGCCACGGGGCTCTGTGGGCTCGTTGGGGGGCGGCGGCGAGGTCGTCACCGGCAGATCATCGCAAGAGATGAGGGGGCCCACTGTTCAGCACGCCACAGATGACGCTAGCGTGGGGGCTACTTTGCACAACGCGGGAGCTCGGAGCACCGGGCTGAGAGGGCGCTGATCACCGTACGCGCAGGAGATTGCGTACGGGAGGAGGCTGCGTCGACCGCCGAACCTGTTACCGGGTAATGCCGGCGTAGGGAGATCAGGTCTCATGACCATTCAGGATGCACGCACGCCTGCCGTCGGCGAGAACGCCGACGGCCAGACCGAGCGCCAGCCCGGCTGGCACAAGGGATACCTGCCGGGTTCCCGCCCCGACATCCGGGTGCCGGTCCGCCAGGTCCACCTCACCAACGGCAAGGACGTCACGCTCTACGACACGTCCGGTCCGTACACCGACCCGCAGATCGAGACGGACGTGCGCCGCGGCCTGCCGCCGCTGCGCGAGAACTGGATCATCGGCCGCGGCGACACCGAGGAGTACGCGGGCCGCCCCGTGCGCCCCGAGGACGACGGGATCAAGCACACCTCGCCGCGCGGCGGCCTCAAGAACCTCGACGCGGTCTTCCCCGGCCGCCCGCGCCTGCCGCGCCGCGGCCGCGGGGGCCAGGCCGTCACGCAGCTCGCGTACGCCCGCCGGGGGGAGATCACCCCGGAGATGGAGTACGTCGCGATCCGCGAGAACGTCTCCCCGGAGGTCGTCCGCGAGGAGATCGCCGCGGGCCGCGCGGTGCTCCCGGCCAACGTGAACCACCCGGAGATCGAGCCGATGATCATCGGCAAGCGGTTCCTGGTGAAGGTCAACGCCAACATCGGCAACTCCGCCGTCACCTCCTCCATCGAGGAGGAGGTCGACAAGATGACCTGGGCCACCAAGTGGGGCGCGGACACGGTCATGGACCTCTCGACCGGCCGCAACATCCACACCACGCGCGAGTGGGTCCTGCGCAACTCCCCCGTCCCGATCGGCACCGTGCCGCTCTACCAGGCGCTGGAGAAGGTCGACGGCCGGGCCGAAGACCTGACCTGGGAGATCTACAAGGACACGGTCATCGAGCAGGCCGAGCAGGGCGTCGACTACATGACGGTCCACGCCGGCGTGCTGCTGCCGTACGTGCCGCTGACCGCCCGCCGCAAGACCGGCATCGTCTCGCGCGGCGGCTCGATCATGGCCGCCTGGTGCCTGGCGCACCACAAGGAGAACTTCCTCTACACGAACTTCGAGGAGCTCTGCGAGATCCTCGCGGCGTACGACGTCACGTACTCGCTGGGCGACGGCCTGCGCCCCGGCTCCATCGCGGACGCCAATGACGCCGCACAGTTCGCGGAGCTGAAGACGCTGGGCGAGCTGAACACGATCGCCAAGCGGCACAACGTGCAGACGATGATCGAGGGCCCGGGCCACGTCCCGATGCACAAGATCAAGGAGAACATCGACCTCCAGCAGGAGATCTGCGAGGAGGCGCCGTTCTACACGCTCGGCCCGCTCACCACGGACGTGGCGCCTGCCTACGACCACATCACCTCCGGCATCGGCGCCGCGATGATCGCCTGGTGGGGCACCGCGATGCTCTGCTACGTGACGCCGAAGGAGCACCTGGGCCTGCCCAACCGCGACGACGTGAAGACCGGCGTCATCACGTACAAGATCGCGGCGCATGCGGCGGACCTGGCCAAGGGCCACCCGGGCGCCCAGGAGTGGGACGACGCCCTCTCGGACGCCCGGTTCGAGTTCCGCTGGGAGGACCAGTTCAACCTGGCCCTCGACCCGGACACGGCCCGCGAGTTCCATGACGAGACGCTTCCGGCCGAGCCGGCCAAGACCGCGCACTTCTGCTCCATGTGCGGTCCGAAGTTCTGCTCGATGAAGATCTCGCAGGACATCCGCCGTGAGCACGGCGGTGACCTGAAGGCCGAGGAGATCGAGGCGGGGATGGCGGAGAAGTCCGCCGAATTCGCCGCCTCGGGCAACCGCGTCTACCTGCCTCTGGCGGACTGACCCGGCCGGACGAGCCGTCCCGCGACCTCTTGGGGGAGTCGCGGGACGCATCTGCTGAGTCGCCGGGCCGTGGACTAGGCCGAAGTCGGCGATGTTTCACGTGAAACAGCCGGTTTCACGTGAAACACCGCCCGGCCCAGCTTCTTCCGAGCGAAGTCCAGGTTCCCCACGACGCGTTCGCGGTGCTCGTCGGGCAGCTTCCCCTCGCTCAGCAGGCGCTCGCAGCACTCCAGGGACTCGCGGTACTCGCCGACCCAGTACGCGGCGATGGCGAGTTCGTCGAGGGCGCGCCACTCGTGCCAGGCGTACTCCACGAACAGGATGTCCTTCGGGTAGGGGATCCGGGCGGCCTCCTTGGCGAACATGTAGGCCAGTGGCCATCGCTCCTCCACTCGGCAGAGACCCGCCAGATCTCCGATCGCCTCGGCGCGCGACGGGCGGCTCTCGAAGGCCCGCAGGTAGCGGTCCATCACCTCGGCAGAGGGCCGTCCCAGCCTCGCGGCGGCCCGTGCGGCGTAGACCCGCGCGAGGTAGGTCTCCTCGTAGAAGCCGACCATGGCCGCCCGGCGGTCGTAGGCGGCGAGGGACTTCTCCTGCTCGCCCGCGTCGCGCCAGCTCTGCCCGAGGTAGAACATGTAGCGGGCGTTCTCGGGCTCTTTGACCAGCCCCTGTTCGAGGACCGCCGCGTCGCGCAGGTACTTCTGACGCTGACCTTCCTCGCGGAGCCGGGCACCTCCGCCGATGCTGAGGATGTGGACGCCTTCGAGCGTTCCGAGGCTGTACTCGCCGCCGCAGTCGATGTACTCGTGGAGCACGCCGACATAACGCCAGGGCAGCCGGGTGGAGACGAGTGCCGCCCGGTAGTGGACGATCGGGCCGTCGTGCAGGGCGATCCGGTAGGCGTCGAGGGTCAGCTCCGGCATCCGGAACCCGGGTTCTGCCTCCATCGCGTCGTCGGCGTCGATGAACAGCAGGTAGTCGGCACTGTCGCGGGCGAGCTCGATGGCCTCGGTCCTGCTGCCGTCGAA is part of the Streptomyces katrae genome and harbors:
- a CDS encoding cystathionine gamma-lyase, whose amino-acid sequence is MTGHPAEDAAVAVPYGDGTRVVRAGLPEPVKNEPPLPGPVFAAHFHLPGEVTGPYTYGRDTNPTWTLLERAIGELEAPGGEDVDTVVFASGMAAVSAVLLSQARAGDTVVLPDDGYQALPLVREQLEAYGVRVRTAPTGGDAQLTALDGARLLWIETPSNPGLDVCDVRRLVDAAHGAGTLVAVDNTLATPLGQRPLELGADFSVASGTKGLTGHGDLLLGYVACRDPELAAGVRRWRKIVGAVPGPMEAWLAHRSLATIQLRTERQWANALSVAEALAGRREVTGLRYPGLTSDPSHKTAARQMSGFGSVVSFTLPDRAHAERFMSALRLVEDATSFGGVRSTAERRGRWGGDAVPEGFIRFSAGAEDPRDLVADVLRALDQAGSGS
- a CDS encoding phage holin family protein, with product MTNFVVKTLANAGALAVAIWLLSGITLDDGSTLGRRALTLILVALVFGLVNLIVKPVVKLLSFPLFILTLGLFTLVVNALMLLLTSWVAKQVHLSFHVDGFWTAVLGGLIISVVSWALNLALPDKD
- a CDS encoding cupin domain-containing protein, coding for MKAFRLDELEAERAANDGAYLQFLRERNMSVGLYSLDAGQSDPQQPHRQDEVYFVVSGRASITVGEETTTVANGSVVYVPAGVAHRFHHITEPLKVLVVFSPPEA
- a CDS encoding DUF5326 family protein, whose product is MRAMFAGTPWWVKWVAVPLLALFVFGGIITTIIGTLIGFAFKVLLFAALVGGLIFVVKKFTGGGAKSSSSDW
- a CDS encoding IclR family transcriptional regulator, whose protein sequence is MPTLIGSVQRALRLLEAAASHSGGAPAKQLAREAGLPLPTAYHLLRTLTHEGYLRREGGVFVLGDAAARLGHGGLQQKRRSMILDSLAHFRDVVGAPVYFAVYREGEIEVVGVSDTPANPACEEWADFRATAHAHAIGQCLLGQLDEKTRRDYYDRHPVEGITPYTVRDMHALEERIGSLERMQPVTERQEYALGTVCAAIPITAGDTAATMAISLPVHQESRLLSVVDRLRSEVGALLSTLSFSISI
- a CDS encoding SsgA family sporulation/cell division regulator, coding for MRESVQAEVMMSFLVSEELAFRIPVELRYDARDPYAVRLTFHLPGDAPVTWAFGRELLLDGINGPCGDGDVHIAPTEPGELSDVHIRLQVGGDRARFRAGAAPLVAFLDRTDRIVPLGQERSLGDFEETLDEELGRILAEAQQQKEQNAG
- a CDS encoding YibE/F family protein, whose amino-acid sequence is MGPLISCDDLPVTTSPPPPNEPTEPRGHTGHEHASHGHPAGSPPGHSHGHGHSHGHGPAAPVSKHLRRVISAVLIPFAAAVFVGLVVLWPGGAPAHERTGVGFDRQTQQGKVVALADIDCKSVNAAQVPPSGNAAAPGGASQAAPGGACKRATVEVGTGPEKGRVFFEIVQPGAPRQLAKGQEVVVAYAPDAPRDLQYSVIDLNRKFPMTLLAGIFAVAVVVVGRMRGLFALIALVVSFGVLTLFILPAILQGSNPLVVAVVGASAIMLIALYMCHGLTARTSVAVLGTLVSLLLIGLLGSLFIDWAFLSGNTDDNTGLIHGLYPDIDMSGLLLAGVIIGSLGVLDDVTVTQTSAVWELHQADPKMGPRALYRAAIRIGRDHIASVVNTLVLAYAGAALPLLLLFSIANSSMGTVANSELVAEEIVRTLVGSIGLVASVPVTTALAALVVSADRPGPDAAAPVPEAPPARRGRGRRRKR
- the thiC gene encoding phosphomethylpyrimidine synthase ThiC — translated: MTIQDARTPAVGENADGQTERQPGWHKGYLPGSRPDIRVPVRQVHLTNGKDVTLYDTSGPYTDPQIETDVRRGLPPLRENWIIGRGDTEEYAGRPVRPEDDGIKHTSPRGGLKNLDAVFPGRPRLPRRGRGGQAVTQLAYARRGEITPEMEYVAIRENVSPEVVREEIAAGRAVLPANVNHPEIEPMIIGKRFLVKVNANIGNSAVTSSIEEEVDKMTWATKWGADTVMDLSTGRNIHTTREWVLRNSPVPIGTVPLYQALEKVDGRAEDLTWEIYKDTVIEQAEQGVDYMTVHAGVLLPYVPLTARRKTGIVSRGGSIMAAWCLAHHKENFLYTNFEELCEILAAYDVTYSLGDGLRPGSIADANDAAQFAELKTLGELNTIAKRHNVQTMIEGPGHVPMHKIKENIDLQQEICEEAPFYTLGPLTTDVAPAYDHITSGIGAAMIAWWGTAMLCYVTPKEHLGLPNRDDVKTGVITYKIAAHAADLAKGHPGAQEWDDALSDARFEFRWEDQFNLALDPDTAREFHDETLPAEPAKTAHFCSMCGPKFCSMKISQDIRREHGGDLKAEEIEAGMAEKSAEFAASGNRVYLPLAD
- a CDS encoding glycosyltransferase; the protein is MIVKDEAPTIRKCLDSVRPLIDTWVIVDTGSTDGTQDVIRDCFGDLPGTLYERPWKGFDGSRTEAIELARDSADYLLFIDADDAMEAEPGFRMPELTLDAYRIALHDGPIVHYRAALVSTRLPWRYVGVLHEYIDCGGEYSLGTLEGVHILSIGGGARLREEGQRQKYLRDAAVLEQGLVKEPENARYMFYLGQSWRDAGEQEKSLAAYDRRAAMVGFYEETYLARVYAARAAARLGRPSAEVMDRYLRAFESRPSRAEAIGDLAGLCRVEERWPLAYMFAKEAARIPYPKDILFVEYAWHEWRALDELAIAAYWVGEYRESLECCERLLSEGKLPDEHRERVVGNLDFARKKLGRAVFHVKPAVSRETSPTSA